The following nucleotide sequence is from Alkalihalobacillus sp. LMS39.
TTACTTTTCGTTTTTTGCGTTGTGATGCTTCTCCATTAACCCTTCTTTAGAGAAAAGGTTACGAACTGTATCAGATGGCTTTGCACCTTTTTGTAACCACTCAAGCGCACGGTCTTCTTTAATCTCAACTTTTGCAGGTTGTGCAATTGGATTGTATGTTCCAATTTCCTCAATAAATCGACCATCACGCGGTGCGCGAGAATCTGCTACTACTACACGATAAAATGGGGCCTTTTTAGAACCCATACGTTTTAAACGAATTTTAACTGCCATTCGTAAAACACCTCCGAATATTTATAAGAATTTATATATTTATCATTTTCTCTAGCATCTAACTAGGAAAAAATCATAACCAATTTAC
It contains:
- the rpsP gene encoding 30S ribosomal protein S16, with product MAVKIRLKRMGSKKAPFYRVVVADSRAPRDGRFIEEIGTYNPIAQPAKVEIKEDRALEWLQKGAKPSDTVRNLFSKEGLMEKHHNAKNEK